From the genome of Candidozyma auris chromosome 2, complete sequence, one region includes:
- the PPE1 gene encoding carboxylesterase-mitochondrial 37S ribosomal protein YmS2 — MSDLERKLFETKRSKVSLEPIEEQPTERYALDNTQKEVRHLMNESWRNTLFEQRKKLLTFEDKFYRDSTHYVQTYYLPPESNDLPVLVCHHGAGSSSSTFLAFISALKSQTEYPRPGVFLFDMFGHGRSTDRPEKNYELDALTDDFSFIMTEFLARTSAKRLFFIGHSLGGSIMTNFLARDNSLLQKVSGLALLDIVEETAVRSLNKVSFFLKSRPRQFNDYEDAMYWHLNSKLLNNEESAKLSIYDLFTEDAQGCLKWRADLEGMAHFWGDWFLGMSEKFLRCDEPMTKKIPKLLVLAGNEHLDKDLIIGQMQGKYQLLVFDNLLETGHFIQEDIPKKLSISILEFLKRHDIAYIERTQTTRRSLWGGSIH; from the coding sequence ATGAGTGACTTGGAAAGAAAATTATTTGAAACGAAAAGACTGAAGGTTTCTCTCGAGCCGATCGAAGAGCAGCCGACTGAAAGATATGCTCTCGATAATACCCAGAAGGAAGTCAGACACTTGATGAATGAATCCTGGAGAAACACTCTTTTTGAGCAACGCAAAAAATTGTTAACTTTTGAGGATAAGTTTTATCGAGACTCTACCCATTATGTTCAAACATATTATCTACCCCCAGAGCTGAATGATTTACCAGTGTTGGTGTGTCATCACGGCGCTGGGTCATCATCACTGACATTTCTTGCCTTCATTTCAGCTCTAAAATCACAGACTGAATATCCCCGTCCAGGTGTTTTTCTATTTGATATGTTTGGCCATGGTCGATCTACTGACCGTCCAGAGAAGAATTATGAATTGGACGCTTTGACTGACGATTTTAGTTTCATCATGACGGAGTTCTTGGCAAGGACTCTGGCCAAaagacttttttttattggTCATTCACTTGGAGGATCTATAATGACCAACTTTCTCGCTAGGGATAATCTGTTGTTGCAGAAAGTTTCTGGATTAGCTCTCTTGGATATTGTTGAGGAAACGGCTGTGCGGTCTCTCAATAAAGTTAGCTTCTTTCTTAAGTCCAGGCCAAGGCAATTTAATGACTATGAAGATGCGATGTATTGGCATTTGAACAGCAAGCTATTGAATAATGAAGAGTCTGCGAAACTCAGTATTTATGATCTTTTCACCGAAGACGCTCAAGGATGTCTCAAGTGGCGTGCTGATTTAGAAGGCATGGCACATTTCTGGGGAGATTGGTTTCTTGGAATGTCTGAGAAGTTTTTAAGGTGTGACGAACCTATGACAAAGAAGATACCTaaacttcttgttcttgcgGGTAACGAGCATCTTGACAAGGACTTGATCATCGGACAAATGCAAGGAAAATATCAGCTATTAGTATTTGATAATCTACTTGAGACAGGCCATTTCATTCAAGAGGATATTCCCAAGAAGCTTAGCATCAGCATTTTggaattcttgaagagacaTGACATCGCATACATTGAGCGCACACAGACAACCAGAAGGTCTCTTTGGGGTGGTTCGATACATTAA